The Duganella sp. BuS-21 sequence GACGTACTTGGAGGCCAGCGTCAGCATGTCTTCCTTGTACTTGCTGGCGGCATAGCCCACCTTGTCCTGGAAGTCCGGCGACGCATCCTTGTAGCGATCGATGAAAGCCTGCTGCTTGGCGCGGCGTTCGTCGCTGAAGTTCTCCAGCATCTCGTTGCCGGCCACGAAGTTGTACGGCAGCGCTTCGTCGCCATGAATATCGAAGAACATGTCGATGCCGGTTTCGTGCATCTTCTGCTTCACGACCAGCACTTCCGGGCTGCGCTCGACGGTCGGCGTCATCCACTCGCGATTCAGGTTGGCGCCGGCCGCGTTGGTGCGCAGGTTGCCGCGCACCGAGCCGTCCGGATTCATGTTCGGCACGATGTAGAACACGCAGCGCTGCAGCAGCTTGCGGGCGATCGGATTGGCATCGTCGAGCAGTGTATCGATCAGGCCTTCGATAAACCACTCGGCCATCGACTCGCCCGGATGCTGGCGCGCGATGAACCAGATTTTCTTTTCCGCGTCCGGCTTGCCGATGACGACCAGGTTCATGTCGCGGCCATCGACCGTGCTGCCCAGGTCTTCCACGCGCGCCAGCGGATGCTCGCCCACTTCGCCCAGCAGGCGCAGATGGCGCTCGAACGAATACGGCTCGAAGTAAGCGTAATAGATGCTGTCGGTATCGGGCGCATGCTTGATCGTCATGACCTCGCCGTCAAAGGTGGTCGGCACGCGGAACCAGTTCTCGGTGTCGTAGCTGGCCACGGCCTGGTAGTCTTCGTAGCCCTTGGCGTAGGTGGCCTGGCCGGCGTTCAGAAAGCGCAGGTTCAACTTCTGGCCGCGCGCGCCCTGCACGCGGAAGTGGAACCACTGGTGGATCTCGGCGTGCGAGTCCTTGCGCAGGTTCAGTTCAATGGTGGCTGCACTGTCGGTGCGCAGCACTTCGATGGCGCCGGAGTCGAAGTTCTGGCTGATTTTGATGGTCATGTTGATCCAATAATAAGGGTATCCCGATAGCCCTTATTTTACCAGCATGCCCCCTTCCGGCAGCTCGTGGATGGCGATGCCTTCGATAGGATCGATGGGCTGGTCCCACGGCCGCAGCTTGATGAAGCGCAGCGTGTCGTCGTAGCCGGCCTGCCAGCGCGCGCGGATGCCGGTCGCGCTGAAGTCGATGTCCTTGGTATGGTCCTCGTTGCCGATGCGCGGCGCGCGCAGCGACACCACGTGCATGTCGGTGCCGCAGCCCCACGAGGCCAGGTCGCGCACCTCCTGTAGCGCCAGCTGATCGGCCGGCAGATGCCTGGCCAGCTCGCGGATCACATGGCGCAGGCGGTGCAGCTTGCGCTGCTGGGCGATATTGCTGGCGCGGCTGGCGTACTGGATCTCCTTGTACTTATCCAGCACATCGAGAATGCTTTCCGGCTCGCTGCCGTCCGGATTCCACACCTGCACCGAAAAGATCACCGAACTGCGGCGCGGTTCATCGTCCAGCACCGCCTCGATCGGCGTGTTGGAATAGATGCCGCCGTCCCAATAGGGCTGGCCGTCGATGCGGATCGCCGGGAAGGCAGGCGGCAGCGCGCCGGACGCCATCACATGCTCCACGCACAGCGGCTCAATGCGGGTATCGAAATAGCGCATGGAACCGGTGCGCGCGTTGACCGCGCCCACCGTCATGCGCATATGCTTGTCATTGAGGTAGTTGAAATCGACCAGCTCCTGCAGCGTGTTGTGCAAGGGCGTGGTCTGATAATAGGAAGCGTGCTCGATGCCGACGCGCGCCTCGGGGTTCCACCAGGAAGACAGATTCGGTTCGAAGAAGGCCGGTATGCCCTGCCCCACCGTGATCGCATTGGCGATGGCGCGCGGCATGGTGGCGAAGCCGAAGGCGTTGCGCTCCATGCGGTGCCAGAACTCGCGCAACCGATCCAGCCGGCATGCGGGTTCATTGCCTGCAATGATGGCGCCATTGATGGCGCCTATCGAAGTACCGATCACCCAATCCGGCTCGATGCCCGATTCGTGCAAGGCCTGGTACACGCCTAGCTGATAGGCGCCAAGAGCGCCGCCGCCCTGCAGGACCAGAACAACCTGGCCCGGCAAGGATGACGACGGCGAATAAGTTGGTTGAGACTTCAAGTCTGGCCTCCACTGTGCACTGCAACATAGCCATTGTAGCGGTCGGTTAACCAAGCTGCTTTGTTTTTTGGAATTACTCATAGGTAGCCATCTTTTCCGAGAGGGCGTTCACCTTGCTTGCAAGCGTTATTTCAGGGTATTCTGAAGAGTTGGAGTAAACGCGACCCCCGAAGTCATGGCCGCTTACCTCGGGCACATTTTAGATTGGAAAGTTGAAAGTGACGTTGTTCAGGCGAACGTGGTTAACCACACTGGTGCGAGTGGATTTTCCAGGCTGGCCAAGCAAGCCTTCTTCCAAGGGATTGTGCCGCCAGAACTGTACGTTATTGTCGATGACTTTATTGGACAAGGCGGAACAATTGCAAATCTGCGTGGGCATATTCACGAGCAAGTCCGTGTCGCAAAGGCCCGCTTGGACAATGCTCGTCGCGACTTCGAGAAAGTCCGTTGGTCGTCATCAGAGACTGATCTAGACTTTAACGAGTGGCTCACTAAACATGGTCATTCTGACCTTGTCATCGGGCTGCAGCGATAAGTTTGCGGTCGCCATAGCGGCCGTCGTACCGGTCACCGACATTTACTGTCTATCTAAAATTCCTCTTTGACATGGGTTTCCATGCATCGTTTTTTGCAGTGGGTCGGCGCGACGGCGATAGCCTTGATCGTGCTGACAGCGGGATTCGTCGCAATATTCTGGATCTGGCGCCTGCCGATTTGGATCAGCCTTGACGCAGGCAAGTTGGGCACGCGCGGCGCCCAACTTTAGCGACTACATCAGACCGACGCCGCGCGCTTTCAACGCCGCGCGCACGCCGGCGCCGTAGGCGGGATCGGCCCGATCAAAGTGCCCCAATTGGCGGGCGATGATCTCGGCATTCACCTGGCTCAAAGGACCGGCGATGTTGTTGAACAGGTTATGCTGTTCATCGGCCGGCATCAGGCGGAACAGGTCGCCGGCCTGGGTGTAGTCGTCCTCCTTGCCGCGACCGTCGTAACGGCCGGCGGCGCCGTCCAGCGCCAGCGGCGGTTCGCCGTGGCCCATGCCGTGCGGATTGCTGCCTGCCGCCTGCACCGGATCGTAGTTCTGCGACGCGCCGCCGTTGGCCGCCGCCATGGCGCCGTCGCGCTGCTGGTTGTGGAACGGGCAGCGCGGCGCGTTGACCGGCAGGTGCTGGTGGTTGGTGCCCACCCGGTACAGCTGCGCATCGTGGTAAGCGAACAGGCGTGCCTGCAGCATCTTGTCCGGCGAATAGCCGAGGCCCGGCACCACGTTCGACGGCGACAGCGCGGCCTGCTCCACCTCCGCGTGATAGTTGACCGGATTGCGGTTCAGTTCCAGCACGCCGACCTGCTGCAGCGGAAAGTCACCGTGCGGCCACACCTTGGTCAGGTCGAACGGATTCCAGCCGGTGCGCGCTTCCCACGCGGCCAGTTCGGCCTCGCTGGCGACTTGCACCTTGACGTCCCAGCGCGGGAAGTCGCCGCCGGCGATGGCGTTGAACAGGTCGCGCTGCGAGTAATCCGGATCGCTGCCGGCGATGCGCACAGCCGCCTCGGCGCTCAGGTTCTTGATGCCCTGCTGCGTCAGGAAGTGCCACTTCACGTAGACACGTTGGCCGGCGTCGTTTATCAGGCTGTAGGTGTGGCTGCCGAAGCCGTGCATGTGGCGATAGCCGTCCGGCGTGCCACGGCTGGAGAACAGCGTGGTGACCTGGTGCAGGCTCTCCGGCGTGCGGCTCCAGAAATCGAACATCATGGTCGGCGATTTCAGGTTGGTCTGCGGGTCGCGCTTTTGCGTGTGGATGAAGTCGGGGAATTTGATGCCGTCCTTGAGGAAGAACACCGGCGTGTTATTGCCGACCAAATCCCAGTTGCCTTCTTCGGTGTAGAAGCGCAAGGCGAAGCCGCGTGGATCGCGTTCGGTATCAGCGCTGCCCTTCTCGCCGCCAACGGTGGAGAAGCGCAGGAAGGTCTCGGTCTGCTTGCCCACCTGGGCAAACAGCTTGGCCTTGCTGAATTGGGTGATGTCGTGGGTGACGGTAAAGGTGCCGTAAGCGCCCGAGCCCTTGGCGTGCACCACGCGCTCGGGTATGCGTTCGCGGTTGAAGTGCTGGAGCTTTTCGATCAGGTGGAAGTCTTGCAGCAGGACCGGACCGCGCGGGCCGGCGGTCAGGGAGTTCTGGTTGTCGGCAATGGGAATGCCGGAGGCGGTGCTGAGTTTCATCTATGACTCCTCGTTGATTAATAGCGTAGAGCTATTCTAATCAACGAGAGCCATTAAGAAAAACTATTTAAATCTATGGCAATGATAGCCATAGTCTAAACCTGACTAAACTTCCTTGATGCGCTTGGCGATGTGCGCCAGCGCGTCCTCCACCTGATCGATCAGGATCAGGCACAGGTCGCCGTCCTGCAGACGTGCCAGGGCGGTATCGATGGCCTTGAACTCGCCATAGATCTCTTCGATGTGGCTGGTGCGCGGCGCGCCGTTCAGGCCCGAGCGCAGCAGCCCCACCACTTCGCCATCCACCCGGCCACGCTGGCAGGCGTCTTCATAGAGCAGCACATCGTCGAAGGCGCGGCCGAGGATCTCGGTCTGCTGCGTGATGTCCTGGTCGCGGCGGTCGCCGGCGCCCGAGATCACCACCACGCGGCGCTTGGCCGGCATGGTTTCCACCGCCTGCACCAGCGCCAGGATGGCGTCAGGATTGTGGCCGTAGTCGGCGATCACGGTCGCGCCCTTGTAATCGAACACGTTGAAACGACCCGGCGCATTGTCGGAATCGTTGGCGAAGGTTTTCAGGCCCAGGCGGATCGCATCCCAGCTGATGCCCACGCCCCATGCGGCGGCCACGGAGGCCATCACATTCTCCACCTGGAAGCCGATGGCGCCGTTGCGGGTGATCGGCACCTGCGACAGCGAAATGCTGTGCTGCTCGCGGCCTTCGGCTGCGACGATGTGGCCATTTTCCACATACACGGTGCGGCAGCCCTGCGCCAGGTGCGTAGCGATGACCGGATGCGTGCGATCGGCGCCGAAGAAGATCACCTTGCCGCGGCAATTGGCCGCCATGCCGGCGACGATAGGGTCGACCGCGTTCAGCACGGCGAAGCCGCTTTCCGAGACGTTCTGCACGATCACGCGCTTCAGCACCGCCAAGTCTTCCACCGTGGTGATGTAGTTCAGGCCCAGGTGGTCGCCCATGCCGATGTTGGTCACCACCGCCACCTGGCAGCGGTCGAAGGCCAGGCCCTCGCGCAGGATGCCGCCGCGCGCGGTCTCGAACACCGCCGCATCCACATCCGGGTGCAGCAGCACGTTGCGCGCGCTGCGCGGGCCGCTGCAGTCGCCGCTGTCGGTCTGGCGGCCTTCGATGTAGACGCCGTCGGTATTGGTCATGCCGGTGCGCAGACCGCTGGCCGTCAGCAGGTGCGCGATCAGGCGCACGGTGGTGGTCTTGCCGTTGGTGCCGGTCACCGCCACCACCGGAATGCGGCCGTTGTTACCCGGCTCGAACATGGTGTTGACGATGGCCTCGCCCACCGCGCGGCCCTTGCCGAACGATGGCGCGATGTGCATGCGCAGGCCCGGTGCGGCGTTCACTTCCACCACGCCGCCGCGCTGGTTTTCGATCGGCGACAACACGTTGTCGCACACCACGTCCACGCCGCACAGATCGAGGCCGATCATTTGCGCCGCTTCCACCGCGCGCGCCGCCACTTCAGGATGCACGTCGTCGGTGACGTCGGTGGCGGTGCCGCCGGTCGACAGGTTGGCGTTGTTGCGCAGGATGACGCGCTGGCCCTGGTCAGGCACCGAGTCCGCCTTCAGGTCCTGCAGCGCCAGGCGCGCGATGGCGATGTCGTCGAAACGGATCTTGGTCAGCGAGGTCGAATGGCCGGAGCCGCGACGCGGATCGGCGTTGACGATGTCCACCAGCTGACGCACGGTGTGCTTGCCGTCGCCCACCACATGCGGCGGATCGCGGCGTGCCGCTGCAATCAGCTTGTTGCCGATCACGAGCAGGCGGTAATCGTGGCCCGGCAAATAGCGTTCGACCATGATGTCGTCGCGGAATTCCTTGGCGGTGCGGAAGGCCGCTTCCAGGTGCTCCCTGGTCATGATGTTGACCGTCACACCCTTGCCCTGGTTGCCGTCCTTAGGCTTGACCACCACCGGCAGGCCGATTTCCTGCGCCGCCTTCCAGGCGTCGGCTTCATCTTCCACCGAACGGCCGATCGGCACCGGCACGCCGGCCGCGTGCAGCAGCTTCTTGGTCAGTTCCTTGTCCTGCGCGATGGCTTCGCCGATGGCGCCGGTGCTGTCCATTTCGGCGGCCTGGATGCGGCGCTGTTTCGAGCCCCAGCCGAACATCACCATCGAGCCTTCGGTCAGGCGGCGGAACGGAATGTCGCGCGCTACGGCGGCGCTGACGATGGCGCCGGTGCTCGGGCCCAGGCGCACGTCTTCATCGAGGTCGCGCAATTCTTCCAGCACGGCGGCCAGCTCGAACGGCGTGTCGTTCAGCGCGGCGTTGATCAGGTTTTCCGCCTGCTCCATGGCGCGGCGGCCGACCGCTTCCTCGGTGTATTCGACCACGGTCTGGTAGATGCCTTCTTCCAGCGTGGCGGTGGTGCGGCTGAAGGTGACCGGGCAGCCGGCCTGCGCCTGCAGGCTGAGCGCCGCCACTTCCAGCACGCGCGACAGCGGCACGGCGCCGGAGGTGCCGGTCGGGTGCAGTTCGCCGACGGCGGGGAAGCGCGCGCGCAGACGCTGCTCGAAGCCGGTCAGCGCGGCGATCGATTGTTGCTCCGGCGGGCAGGAGACGATGACCTCCACCGCAGTATGGTGGCTCCACAGATTCGGGCCGCGAAGGGCGCGGGTGCGTATGACTTCCATATAAATCTTCTTATTCTTTCAATGATGAATAGCAGTGATCTATCAGTGAGTTATCAGTGAGCTATCAGTGATGGATGCGCTTCGGATTGGCGTCGAAGGTGCGCAGGCCGGCGCCGATCAGCTCCGGCGTCAGGCCCAGCGCCCAGCCGGCGGCAATCGCGGCCAGCACCGCTTCCGGCGGCA is a genomic window containing:
- a CDS encoding M14-type cytosolic carboxypeptidase, coding for MTIKISQNFDSGAIEVLRTDSAATIELNLRKDSHAEIHQWFHFRVQGARGQKLNLRFLNAGQATYAKGYEDYQAVASYDTENWFRVPTTFDGEVMTIKHAPDTDSIYYAYFEPYSFERHLRLLGEVGEHPLARVEDLGSTVDGRDMNLVVIGKPDAEKKIWFIARQHPGESMAEWFIEGLIDTLLDDANPIARKLLQRCVFYIVPNMNPDGSVRGNLRTNAAGANLNREWMTPTVERSPEVLVVKQKMHETGIDMFFDIHGDEALPYNFVAGNEMLENFSDERRAKQQAFIDRYKDASPDFQDKVGYAASKYKEDMLTLASKYVGHHFGCLALTLEMPFKDNADLPDAHVGWNGARSAALGAAILQPILLSLNDY
- a CDS encoding patatin-like phospholipase family protein, with amino-acid sequence MKSQPTYSPSSSLPGQVVLVLQGGGALGAYQLGVYQALHESGIEPDWVIGTSIGAINGAIIAGNEPACRLDRLREFWHRMERNAFGFATMPRAIANAITVGQGIPAFFEPNLSSWWNPEARVGIEHASYYQTTPLHNTLQELVDFNYLNDKHMRMTVGAVNARTGSMRYFDTRIEPLCVEHVMASGALPPAFPAIRIDGQPYWDGGIYSNTPIEAVLDDEPRRSSVIFSVQVWNPDGSEPESILDVLDKYKEIQYASRASNIAQQRKLHRLRHVIRELARHLPADQLALQEVRDLASWGCGTDMHVVSLRAPRIGNEDHTKDIDFSATGIRARWQAGYDDTLRFIKLRPWDQPIDPIEGIAIHELPEGGMLVK
- a CDS encoding catalase, producing MKLSTASGIPIADNQNSLTAGPRGPVLLQDFHLIEKLQHFNRERIPERVVHAKGSGAYGTFTVTHDITQFSKAKLFAQVGKQTETFLRFSTVGGEKGSADTERDPRGFALRFYTEEGNWDLVGNNTPVFFLKDGIKFPDFIHTQKRDPQTNLKSPTMMFDFWSRTPESLHQVTTLFSSRGTPDGYRHMHGFGSHTYSLINDAGQRVYVKWHFLTQQGIKNLSAEAAVRIAGSDPDYSQRDLFNAIAGGDFPRWDVKVQVASEAELAAWEARTGWNPFDLTKVWPHGDFPLQQVGVLELNRNPVNYHAEVEQAALSPSNVVPGLGYSPDKMLQARLFAYHDAQLYRVGTNHQHLPVNAPRCPFHNQQRDGAMAAANGGASQNYDPVQAAGSNPHGMGHGEPPLALDGAAGRYDGRGKEDDYTQAGDLFRLMPADEQHNLFNNIAGPLSQVNAEIIARQLGHFDRADPAYGAGVRAALKARGVGLM
- the cphA gene encoding cyanophycin synthetase; protein product: MEVIRTRALRGPNLWSHHTAVEVIVSCPPEQQSIAALTGFEQRLRARFPAVGELHPTGTSGAVPLSRVLEVAALSLQAQAGCPVTFSRTTATLEEGIYQTVVEYTEEAVGRRAMEQAENLINAALNDTPFELAAVLEELRDLDEDVRLGPSTGAIVSAAVARDIPFRRLTEGSMVMFGWGSKQRRIQAAEMDSTGAIGEAIAQDKELTKKLLHAAGVPVPIGRSVEDEADAWKAAQEIGLPVVVKPKDGNQGKGVTVNIMTREHLEAAFRTAKEFRDDIMVERYLPGHDYRLLVIGNKLIAAARRDPPHVVGDGKHTVRQLVDIVNADPRRGSGHSTSLTKIRFDDIAIARLALQDLKADSVPDQGQRVILRNNANLSTGGTATDVTDDVHPEVAARAVEAAQMIGLDLCGVDVVCDNVLSPIENQRGGVVEVNAAPGLRMHIAPSFGKGRAVGEAIVNTMFEPGNNGRIPVVAVTGTNGKTTTVRLIAHLLTASGLRTGMTNTDGVYIEGRQTDSGDCSGPRSARNVLLHPDVDAAVFETARGGILREGLAFDRCQVAVVTNIGMGDHLGLNYITTVEDLAVLKRVIVQNVSESGFAVLNAVDPIVAGMAANCRGKVIFFGADRTHPVIATHLAQGCRTVYVENGHIVAAEGREQHSISLSQVPITRNGAIGFQVENVMASVAAAWGVGISWDAIRLGLKTFANDSDNAPGRFNVFDYKGATVIADYGHNPDAILALVQAVETMPAKRRVVVISGAGDRRDQDITQQTEILGRAFDDVLLYEDACQRGRVDGEVVGLLRSGLNGAPRTSHIEEIYGEFKAIDTALARLQDGDLCLILIDQVEDALAHIAKRIKEV